From the Lactuca sativa cultivar Salinas chromosome 9, Lsat_Salinas_v11, whole genome shotgun sequence genome, the window TGACATATAGTTTCAGGGCACATGCAATTTTCTTATCTAGTTGACTATTTTGGTTAGAGAAATTAAATAGTATCCTACTTTTTCTTTCTAATATCTTTGGATCTATTTTAgatggtgacaaatgtcattaaatttaatttaaatttgattGAGATTTTGAATTTGTACACTTGTTATCATCTTAAATAGGTAGGAAGAAAAATAGGACAAAAAAGTaggatgatatttaatttttcttttggtTATAACTAGTTCGGAGCCCGGTCCTAAAATCATAATTAATTGGTCCTACTGTAACCGGTCTCGGGTCTTACACAATTTCATCTTGATTTAACTGTATAATCATATAACCGGTTATAATTGGGTTTTTGTAAGGGTTAATGACCTAAAAAGGTAACCAACTTTTGTCTTTGTCCACATttaggtaaccatgtttttttcGTTCACATTTGACCATTGAACTTATTACCCTATTATGAACATGTCAAACAAGTTTATTGGTCAAATGTATACgaaaaaaacatggttacctaaatatggacaaaaaccaAAATTTCTTACCCGTTTTGGTAATACTGGACAAGAACCGTCTTAGGATTGTGTGCCCTGGGATCAGGTTCCGACAGTCAATGAACAATTAGGTTAGGCTTGGTCTAACCCAGTTTAGTCCCGGCTAGTCATGGGCTAAGCTGTGTTGCTCGATCTTTAAAACAGATATAATCTATCCCCTTAAGCATATACAACCTAACCCCTAACTAGTTGGGCCTAACTGGGTTGGCCCAAGACTTAACCATCTCCTCATACACAAGACTGTACAACCCAATTTCATTTTTCGTCAATGGATCTTATGACTACTTGCACTTAACATAAAGAACCTAATATTACCAAAATTGGTAAGTAACTTtggtttttgtccatatttaggtaaccatgttttttttACACATTTGACCAGTAACCTTGTTTGACTTGTTCATAATAGGGTAATATTACCGCTAATTACCGGTCATATTACCCCATTTTGAACAGGTCAAACAAGTTTAATGGTCAAATATGAACGAAAAAACATAGTTACCTAAATGTGGACAAAGACAAAAGTTCGTTACTTTTTGTAACAACTAGTTATAGGGTCTTACTTTTTTaaccaaattttatttttatttttttaaaataaagctTGTTATTAATAAATTGTTAACAAGTGcactaaaaaacaaaaaactgATACAAGGTTTGGAGTGAGACAACAAAAGTTTAGGCAAGGATGTTTATGAATCGAGCCCACAACCCACTCAATTGTGTAAGAAATGGGATCCAAGGTTTGGGAGAATCATCAAAAGTTTAGGCAAGGATGCTAATTAGTATggctttaatattttttttgttagttttgtTACTCATAATAAACCAATCCTGCTGAGTTCTGATTGTGAATCACGATTAAGATCATTCTGCCCATTTTATACCTTTTTAGCCAAACTTGTCTCCCACCTTAATTGCAACAAGCACCAAATGTACGTTATAGAATTATTGTTGATACAAATATATAAACGCTTCAAAATGCTATCATATTAAggttcccaaaacatctccttgTATTTAGATACAAAGTGTACATTTGTTAGAAGCTAATTACATATTTGCCATTGAGTTGGAACACCCTCCCCTTTGAGTAAGCAAGCACTACATAATGAGAAACAAAAGAAACACTATCACTAAATATGAAACTTGATGGCCCATAAAACTTGAGCTACTAACATGCAGAATGTCTGATCTGGTATTAGCCACCCTATTGCTATTGCTATTGCATACCTTCAATTGACCCAAAACTCCACTACTTTTGTGAAATGACCTAATGACCCCTCCATCCACACACAATTCAGGGTTCCCTTGTACCCTTAGCTTGTTTCCAACTCTTGACACAAATTTATCAGAAAATGGAAGTTTCCCACTCAAACTGTTGTTCTTCAGATTCAATTCATTAACCATTGTAAGCCTTTCAAGCTCCAAAGGAACTCTTCCTGTTAGCTTGTTGTTGTCAAGAGCTAAATATGTCAAATTTCCCAAAAATACACCTATAGAAGATGGAATATTCCCAACAAGCCCTACCCCTGAAAACCCGATTGCAATTATACCCctcaaatttttccaaatgtctggaaTCAACCCTCCTAATTCATTACCACTCAGATACACCTCCTTCAATTTACTCATCTCGGATAAAAAGATAGGGATCCCGAAATTCGTAAATCTGTTGTAACTCAAATCCAAAAGCTCTATGTTCTTCAGCCCCTTCATGCTTACCGGAAAGTTGCCGGAAAAAAGATTCAAACTCAAATCCAGTTTTATCAGATTTTGTAACTCTCCAATGGCCGCCGGAATATTCCCTTCAAACCCATTTTGGCTGAGATCTAGAATCCTGAgtttcttgaggtttgaaacattTTCAGGTAGGGTTCCAGTAAATCTGTTCCGGGAAAGCGTAGCTTCTTCGAGATTCTGTAACGTACCAAACCCAACAGGGATGTCACCGGAGACGTTAGTTCCGGTGATAACCAACCTCCTTAAGCTCGTCATGTTACCAATTGATTCAGTCAAAGACCCGAAAAGACTCGCGTTTTCTATGAAAACAAGCTCTTCAAGAGACGACCCCACATGTGAAAAAGCTTGTAAAGAAACGGGCTGTTGAGTAAAACAGTTGTAGAAGAAGAGTTTACGAAGGTAAGGGAAAGCAGAAAATATAAACGGGTCTTGAAGGGTTGAGTTTGGGCCACAAGGCGGGTTAGGGTTGTGGTCGGAAACGTACCCGAAACTGAGTTCAAGGATGTTTACAGTGCCGGGGTTGGTGGCGGTGGGCATGATGCTGTACCCGCAAACGACACCGTGTGGGGCGGAGGAGCAGAGGTCGTCAGGAAAGAGCGACCGCCATGGGATGTCCGAGTTGAGTGCTTCAAGAACACGATAAACCGATTCTTGCTCCACCGAGTTGAGAAAAGGTTGTGAGTTGACGCCGGAGATTCTAATTATGAGCAATGAGATGAAGAAAGTGATAGCATATGTTGGAGAAGATGAAATCGccattaaaatataataattttacAGAGAGCTGAAATGAGGTAGTAACGTAtgtacattcatatatatataaagagaaagagagagaagagGGTATAATTGTCTTTTTCCTTAAAGAATGAAAAGAAAATCCCAGTACAAAGGTAGTGGCAGAGATCTTTTCTCTGCATGTTTCAACATTGAAATCCTCATGAAATTTACCAAACTAGCCCTATATTCTTCCACATTCGAGGGTAATTTGGACAATTTGCATGGATAGCGTTAAAGATGTCCACATACCCTACCATgccttactttttttttttatttccgcAGTAACGAACCAACGGCTTGAATCGTTATTGTGATTTACAATTTTGATCCCTTCATTTTAATTACTTTCACTTCAGTGCCACACTTTGatattaaattcttatttaataAATTCCGTTGTTATACTTATATATGCtttttttaaaaagaatttcATCTTCAATTTGTTAATTTGTTAAATAAGTTCTTAAAATTAAAGTAGGATCAAAATAATAACCACTAGCATCTTTTTAAATGTATTTGGTGTGTGTTCATATTATAAAATCATTAATTTTGAATAGTTTGTCGAGctaataatttattatattttaattttttaaattataatataGATTATTCCTTTTGACATAAAGATTAAATGTAGAAAATTAGATACTTTTAACATTTTATTGATCTATTCTAGTTTGTAATTTTGTATCATCTTACTTATATTTTACTTATAATTGTAGACAATATTATATAAAAtgataattttggaatttaatgAATAAATCAAGAATTTAATTTCATTAAATTAAAGTA encodes:
- the LOC111881247 gene encoding piriformospora indica-insensitive protein 2, which codes for MAISSSPTYAITFFISLLIIRISGVNSQPFLNSVEQESVYRVLEALNSDIPWRSLFPDDLCSSAPHGVVCGYSIMPTATNPGTVNILELSFGYVSDHNPNPPCGPNSTLQDPFIFSAFPYLRKLFFYNCFTQQPVSLQAFSHVGSSLEELVFIENASLFGSLTESIGNMTSLRRLVITGTNVSGDIPVGFGTLQNLEEATLSRNRFTGTLPENVSNLKKLRILDLSQNGFEGNIPAAIGELQNLIKLDLSLNLFSGNFPVSMKGLKNIELLDLSYNRFTNFGIPIFLSEMSKLKEVYLSGNELGGLIPDIWKNLRGIIAIGFSGVGLVGNIPSSIGVFLGNLTYLALDNNKLTGRVPLELERLTMVNELNLKNNSLSGKLPFSDKFVSRVGNKLRVQGNPELCVDGGVIRSFHKSSGVLGQLKVCNSNSNRVANTRSDILHVSSSSFMGHQVSYLVIVFLLFLIM